In Streptomyces sp. P9-A4, the genomic window TGGACGCGCCCGTCACCATGTTCCGGGTGTACTGCACGTGCCCGGGGGTGTCGGCGAGGATGAACCGGCGGCGGGGCGTCGCGAAGTAGCGGTACGCCACGTCGATGGTGATGCCCTGCTCGCGCTCGGCCCGCAGTCCGTCGGTGAGGAGCGCCAGGTCGGGCGCCTCCTGGCCGCGCGAGCGCGAGGCGTGCTCCACGGCCTCCAGCTGGTCCGCGAGGACCGACTTGGAGTCGTGCAGCAGCCGGCCCACCAGGGTGGACTTGCCGTCGTCGACGGAACCGGCGGTGGCGAAACGCAGCAGGGTGGTGGCCGCCAGCTGGTCGGACAGCTGCTCGGTGGACGTGCTCATTAGAAGTACCCTTCGCGCTTGCGGTCTTCCATCGCGGCCTCGGACATCTTGTCGTCGGCGCGGGTCGCGCCCCGCTCGGTGAGCCGGGAGGCGGCGATCTCGGCGATGACGGCGTCGAGCGTGGCGGCGTCGGAGTCGACGGCGCCGGTGCAGGACATGTCGCCGACGGTGCGGTAGCGGACCAGCCGCTTCTGCGTCGTCTCGGACTCCTTGGGGCCGCCCCACTCGCCGGCCGTCAGCCACATGCCGCTGCGGGCGAACACCTCGCGCTCGTGGGCGAAGTAGATCTGCGGGAGCTCGATCCTCTCGCGCTGGATGTACTGCCAGACGTCCAGCTCGGTCCAGTTGGAGAGCGGGAAGACGCGGACGTGCTCGCCGGGGGCGTGGCGGCCGTTGTAGAGCTGCCACAGCTCGGGGCGCTGGCGGCGGGGGTCCCACTGCGAGAACTCGTCGCGCAGGGAGAACACCCGCTCCTTGGCGCGGGCCTTCTCCTCGTCGCGGCGACCGCCGCCGAAGACGGCGTCGAATCGGTGCTGCTGGATCGCCTCGGTGAGCGGGACGGTCTGCAGCGGGTTGCGGGTGCCGTCGGGGCGCTCGCGGAGCTTGCCGGCGTCGATGTACTCCTGCACGGAGGCGACGTGCAGCCGCAGCCCGTGCTTGGCGACGACGCGGTCGCGGTACTCCAGGACCTCGGGGAAGTTGTGCCCGGTGTCGACGTGCAGCAGCGTGAAGGGGACCGGCGCGGGGGCGAAGGCCTTCAGCGCCAGGTGCAGCATGACGATGGAGTCCTTGCCGCCGGAGAAGAGGATCACCGGCCGCTCGAACTCGCCCGCCACCTCACGGAAGATGTGGACGGCCTCGGACTCCAGGGAGTCGAGGTGCGACAGCGCGAACGGGCTGTCCGTGCTGTCGTGAACATGAGCGACGGTCGTCATGCGAGACCCCTCTCGGTGAGCAGCGCGTGGAGCGTCGCTGCCGACTCCTGCACGGTCTGGGTGTGGGACTCGATCCGGAGATCGGGGTTGCGCGGCTCGTCGTACGGGTCGTCGACGCCGGTCAGCCCGCTGATCTCGCCCGCGGCCTGCTTGGCGTACAGCCCCTTCACATCGCGGACGGAGCACACGTCCACCGGGGTGGCGACGTGCACCTCGACGTACGGGGTGCCCTCCGCGGCGTGGCGCTTGCGGACCGCCTCGCGGCTGTCCTCGTACGGCGCGATGACGGGGACGAGGACCTTCACGCCGTTGGAGGCGAGCAGCTCCGCGACAAAGCCGATGCGCTGCACGTTGGTGTGCCGGTCCTCGCGGGTGAAGCCGAGGCCCGCGGAGAGGAACTCGCGGATCTCGTCGCCGTCGAGCACCTCGACCCGGTGGCCCTCCTCGCGGAGGCGTCCTGCCAGCTCGTACGCGATGGTGGTCTTGCCGGCGCTCGGCAGGCCGGTGAGCCAGATGGTGGCACCCGTCACGCGCTTCTCCTGAACTTCCTGAGTGTCCGTCATCCGTGCAGTCCGCACTCGGTCTTGGCCCGTCCCGCCCAGCGTCCGGCGCGGGCGTCCTCGCCCTCCAGGACGCGGCGGGTGCAGGGGGCGCAGCCGACGGAGGCGTACCCGTCCATGAGGAGCGGGTTGGTGAGGACACCGTGCTCGGTGACGTAGGCGTCGACGTCGTCCTGCGTCCAGCGGGCGATGGGGGAGACCTTGACCTTCCGCCGCTTCTCGTCCCAGCCGACGACCGGGGTGTTCGCCCGGGTCGGGGACTCGTCGCGGCGCAGGCCGGTCGCCCAGGCGCGGTACCGGGTCAGGCCCTCTTCGAGCGGCTTGACCTTGCGCAGCGCGCAGCACAGGTCGGGGTCGCGGTCGTGCAGCTTCGGACCGTGCTCGGCGTCCTGCTCGGCCACCGTCCGGCGCGGGGTCAGGGTGATGACGTTGACGTCCATCACGGCGTCCACCGCGTCGCGGGTGCCGATGGTCTCCTCGAAGTGGTAGCCCGTGTCGAGGAAGACGACGTCCACACCGGGCCGGACCCGGGAGGCGAGGTGGGCGACGACCGCGTCCTCCATGGAGGAGGTGACGCAGAAGTCCTCGCCGAAGGTGTCCACGGCCCAGCGGAGGATCTCCAGCGCGGAGGCGTCCTCCAGGTCGCGGCCGGCCTGCTCGGCGAGTGCCTTGAGGTCGGCCGCGGTGGTGTCCTGAGCGATCGTCATATCTCTGCCCTCCCAGGGGTGTTGCCCGAAGTCGCCGGGGCGAGGAGCCCCAGGAACTTCAGCTGGAAGGCTCGGCTGCACGCGGCGCATTCCCAGGCGCCGTGGCCCTGCTCGTTGGGTCGCAGGTCCTCGTCGCCGCAGTAGGGGCAGTGGAACGGTGCGGCGCGCTCGCTCATGAGAGGGACTCCTCCGAGGCGCGGGCCGTCCAGGTCGCGAAGCGCTCGCCGTCCTCGCGCTCCGCCTGGAAGCGCTTGAGGACCCGCTCCACGTAGTCGGGCAGCTCGGCCGCGGTGACCTTGAGGCCGCGGACCTTGCGGCCGAAGCCGGCCTCCAGGCCGAGGGCGCCGCCCAGGTGGACCTGGTAGCCCTCGACGCGGTTGCCCTCGTCGTCCAGGACCAGCTGGCCCTTGAGGCCGATGTCCGCGACCTGGATGCGGGCGCAGGCGTTCGGGCAGCCGTTGATGTTGATCGTCAGCGGCTCGTCGAACTCCGGGATGCGGCGCTCCAGTTCGTCGATGAGCGAGGAGCCGCGGCCCTTCGTCTCGACGATCGCGAGCTTGCAGAACTCGATGCCGGTGCAGGCCATCGTGCCGCGCCGGAACGGGGTCGGGTCCACCCGAAGGTCGAGGGCTTCCAGGGCGGCGACCGCCGATTCGATCCGGGCCTCCTCGACGTCGAGGAGGATCATCTTCTGGTCCGCGGTGGTGCGCAGCCGGCCGGAGCCGTGCTGCTCGGCCAGGCCGGCGATCTTGGTGAGGGTGGCGCCGTCGACCCGGCCCACGCGCGGGGCGAAGCCGATGTAGAACCGGCCGTCGTTCTGCCGGTGCACGCCCATGTGGTCGCGCCACTGGCCCGCGGGCTGCTCGGGAGCGGGGCCGTCCGTCAGCTTGCGCTGGAGGTACTCGTCCTCCAGGACCCGGCGGAACTTCTCCGGGCCCCAGTCGGCGACGAGGAACTTCAGGCGGGCGCGGTTGCGCAGCCGGCGGTAGCCGTAGTCGCGGAAGATCGAGATGACGCCCTCGTAGACGTCCGGGACCTCATCGAGCGAGACCCAAGTGCCCAGGCGGACACCGAGCTTGGGGTTGGTGGAGAGACCGCCGCCGACCCAGACGTCGAAGCCGGGGCCGTGCTCCGGGTGGTGCACGCCGACGAAGGCGATGTCGTTGATCTCGTGCGCCACGTCGAGCTGCGGCGAGCCGGAGACCGCGGACTTGAACTTGCGGGGCAGGTTGGAGAATTCCTTGTTGCCCACGATCCGACGCTGGATCTCGTCGATGGCGGGGGTGCCGTCGATGATCTCGTCGGCGGCGATGCCGGCCACCGGGGAGCCGAGGATGACACGCGGGGTGTCACCGCAGGCCTCGGTGGTGGACAGGCCGACCGCCTCCAGGCGGTTCCAGATCTCGGGGACGTCCTCGATGCGGATCCAGTGGTACTGGACGTTCTGCCGGTCCGTGATGTCGGCGGTGCCCCGGGCGAACTCCTCGGAGATCTCGCCGATCACGCGGAGCTGGTCGGTGGTCAGCCGGCCGCCGTCGATGCGGACACGGAGCATGAAGTACTCGTCGTCCAGCTCCTCCGGCTCCAGGACACCCGTCTTGGTGCCGTCCAGACCCTGCTTGCGCTGGGTGTAGAGGCCCCACCAGCGCATGCGTCCGCGCAGGTCGTTGGGGTCGATGGAGTCGAATCCCTGCTTCGAGTAGACCGTCTCAATACGTGTCCGTACATTGAGACCGTCGTCGTCCTTCTTGAACTGCTCATTGCCGTTCAGGGGGGTGAAGTGCCCCACGGCCCACTGACCCTCGCCACGGTGGCGCCCGGTCTTGCGGCGTGCGGCGGCTGGGGTGGGGTTTTCCGGGGTGGCGGCCATGGCGTCTTGTCCTTCGGGACTGCGAGAGGGCGGCTCTGACCTGCACACTCGCGCTCAGGTCAGAGGGTGGCGCGTCAGTGCGCAGCAGGGCGGGGCAGAGTCGTGCTGAAAAGGAATCGCGGCGGTGCTGGTTCTCTCAGCGCGCCGGACAGATGGCGCTGGACATGCGGCCGAGGTCGACGTGCCGCCGACTCACCAAGGCAATTCCAGTTCCAGACATGACGGAAGCGTGTCACGGGACTTTGGACCCAGTCCAGCATCGTCCAGGATGCGGACTTATTCGTCTCGCTTGGCGAGATGGTGTGTTATGGGTCACGCGAAAGGGGCCCTGATGAGGGCCCCTTCGGGTGTGCGTGGTGGTGCCGGCCGGTGCTGTCGGGCGTGGTGGCGGCCGGTGCTGTCAGGCGTGGGCGCCGGGCCAGGGGCCAGGGGTCTCCGACTCCTCGGCCTCCTCGACCTTGGTGTCGAAGAGCCGGAAGCCGCGCCGCTCGTAGTTGGCCATCGCGTGCGGGCCGTCGAGGGAGCAGGTGTGCACCCAGACGCGCTTCGTCTCCTCGCGCCCCGGCCAGCGGCCGGCCAGGTCCCAGGCCCGCGCGACGCCGTACGAGAGCAGATGGCCGCCGATCCGGCGCCCCCGGAAGGCCGGGATCAGGCCGAAGTAGGCGATCTCCACCACGCCGTCGGCCTGGGCCGCCAGCTCCACGTAACCGGCCGGCGTCCCCCTCTCGTACGCCACCCAGGTCTCCGTGCCCGGCTTCTCCACGATCTCCTGCCACTGCTTGTACGTCAGGGGCAGCCGGTCGTTCCAGCGGATGTCGCCGCCGACCGCCGTATAGAGGTAGCGGCTGTACTCCGGCGACGGGACCTCGGCCCGCGTCACGGTGATGTCGCCGCCCTCCGGGACGGGGGAGGGGCGCAGGTCGGACGGTGAGGTCTGTTCGAGGGACCACGTGGTGAGAGTGATGCTCATGGGGTCATCGCATCATGAGCCCGCGCGGCGCGGCGAGCTGGGTTCGGTGACCGGGCCCGAGTGTCCGGAATGTGGACGTGCCGGCTCGTCCCTCGGCGGGTGGGGAGGCCGCTCTCCAGGAAGGGGCTCCGCCCCCGCACCCGCCGGACCTACACCCCCGCCCGCACCGCCGGTGCCAGCGAGTGGGGCAGCAGGTCCGCCGCGAGTTCCGGGCGCAGCACCTCCACCGCCACCTCTTCCCGGAAGCGGTACGGGCGGTGCGCCAGGACCCCGGCCAGGTTCCGGCGTACCCGCGACATCTCCGCCCGTACGGTCACCGTCCGCGTGCGGTCCCCGAACACGTCGTCCGCCAGCTCCGCCGCCGTCCGCCCGTCCCGGTGCAGCGCGAGGACGTACAGCAGCTCCGCGTGCCGGGGGCTCAGCTCCTGCTGCCAGCTGCCCGCCGCCCCCGAGACGGCCACCGTCCAGCGGCGCGGCCGGCTCAGGTCCAGCACCACCCGGCTCGCCGCCTCCGTGTCCGGGGTCTCCGGCCGGGTCTCCTCCTCCACCCGCAGCAGCCAGCCGCCGGGCAGCGGCTCCACCGCGCACACGCCGAGCGAGGGCAGCCACACCCGGCCGGCCCGGAAGGACTTCGGCAGCGGGATCCGGTCCACCGGCGCGAGCCCGGTCACCGCCGCCGTCCACCCGTGGCCGTCCACGGCGACCGCCCGGCCGCCCACCCGGCACAGGATCGGCGCGGCCACCGCCCGCAGCCGCTCGACCGAACCGCGGTGCCGCTCGCGCATCTCGGCCTCCGCGAGCTGGGCCACCGAACCGACCAGCGCCAGCATCGCCGGATGGAAGGTCGACGCGGGACCGCTCACGTCCAGGATGCCGAGCAGCCGCCGGTCGCGCGGGTCGTACACGGGGGCGGCGGCGCAGGTCCAGTTGTGCAGGGCCTGCACGTAGTGCTCGGCCGAGTGCACCTGGACGGCCCGGCCCATGGCGAGCGCCGTACCGACCGCGTTGGTGCCGGTGGTGTGTTCGGTCCAGGCGGCGCCCTCCTCCAGGCAGATGCCGTTGGCCTTCCGCAGCACCGAGAGGTTCCCCTGCCGCCACAGCACCCGGCCGTGCTCGTCGGTCACCACCATGATCTGGAGCGAGGTGTCGGCGATCCCGGCGAGCCCGTTGGTGAGCGTCCGCATGACCTCGGACAGGAGGGTGCCCCTGCGCCGCTGCTCCAGCTCGTCCCGCTGGAGCAGCACGCTGCTCGTGCCCTGGTCGGGGTCGAGGCCGAGCCGGGCCATCCGCTGCCAGGACGCGTCGATGACGGGGCGGGGAGCGATCGGCGGCCGTCGGCCCGCGAGGGTCTCCTCGCGCACCCGGCGGAGCAGCCGGGTGGCCTGCGCTGCGTCCATGGCGGCGAGGCGCCTCATGTCGAGCTGCGTGTTGTTCATCGGTCTCTCCCAGCCACCCGGGGTGCTGTATCGGTTCTGCACGGGGCAGATGTCCGGAGTGTCGGTGCCCATCGTGCCGTTCGGAAGCGTCCCGCGAGGCCCGGTTCGGGTAATCCTGCAACCCTTTGCAACCCTGGTCCTCCACCGCCCCCCTGAGCGATGGTTGTCCGAGCGGTGGGTGGTGCCGTGTCGGCGCAGCACCACCCCCGCTTTTCCGCGCGTGCCGACCCCCTGCGGTCCACCCCTGGGACGCGCGGCAAGCTTTCCCGTAGGAACGGCCGGCCCCTTCACTCGTACGCGCAGGCGGCTCCCCTCCCCGTACGGACGGTCCCTCAGACCTCGATCCGCGCCCGCTCCATCAACGCCCGCAGGTCCAGCGTGTGCGGCACCGCA contains:
- a CDS encoding GAF domain-containing protein gives rise to the protein MNNTQLDMRRLAAMDAAQATRLLRRVREETLAGRRPPIAPRPVIDASWQRMARLGLDPDQGTSSVLLQRDELEQRRRGTLLSEVMRTLTNGLAGIADTSLQIMVVTDEHGRVLWRQGNLSVLRKANGICLEEGAAWTEHTTGTNAVGTALAMGRAVQVHSAEHYVQALHNWTCAAAPVYDPRDRRLLGILDVSGPASTFHPAMLALVGSVAQLAEAEMRERHRGSVERLRAVAAPILCRVGGRAVAVDGHGWTAAVTGLAPVDRIPLPKSFRAGRVWLPSLGVCAVEPLPGGWLLRVEEETRPETPDTEAASRVVLDLSRPRRWTVAVSGAAGSWQQELSPRHAELLYVLALHRDGRTAAELADDVFGDRTRTVTVRAEMSRVRRNLAGVLAHRPYRFREEVAVEVLRPELAADLLPHSLAPAVRAGV
- the cysD gene encoding sulfate adenylyltransferase subunit CysD codes for the protein MTTVAHVHDSTDSPFALSHLDSLESEAVHIFREVAGEFERPVILFSGGKDSIVMLHLALKAFAPAPVPFTLLHVDTGHNFPEVLEYRDRVVAKHGLRLHVASVQEYIDAGKLRERPDGTRNPLQTVPLTEAIQQHRFDAVFGGGRRDEEKARAKERVFSLRDEFSQWDPRRQRPELWQLYNGRHAPGEHVRVFPLSNWTELDVWQYIQRERIELPQIYFAHEREVFARSGMWLTAGEWGGPKESETTQKRLVRYRTVGDMSCTGAVDSDAATLDAVIAEIAASRLTERGATRADDKMSEAAMEDRKREGYF
- a CDS encoding GNAT family N-acetyltransferase, encoding MSITLTTWSLEQTSPSDLRPSPVPEGGDITVTRAEVPSPEYSRYLYTAVGGDIRWNDRLPLTYKQWQEIVEKPGTETWVAYERGTPAGYVELAAQADGVVEIAYFGLIPAFRGRRIGGHLLSYGVARAWDLAGRWPGREETKRVWVHTCSLDGPHAMANYERRGFRLFDTKVEEAEESETPGPWPGAHA
- a CDS encoding putative leader peptide; translated protein: MSGTGIALVSRRHVDLGRMSSAICPAR
- a CDS encoding phosphoadenylyl-sulfate reductase, whose translation is MTIAQDTTAADLKALAEQAGRDLEDASALEILRWAVDTFGEDFCVTSSMEDAVVAHLASRVRPGVDVVFLDTGYHFEETIGTRDAVDAVMDVNVITLTPRRTVAEQDAEHGPKLHDRDPDLCCALRKVKPLEEGLTRYRAWATGLRRDESPTRANTPVVGWDEKRRKVKVSPIARWTQDDVDAYVTEHGVLTNPLLMDGYASVGCAPCTRRVLEGEDARAGRWAGRAKTECGLHG
- the cysC gene encoding adenylyl-sulfate kinase, giving the protein MTDTQEVQEKRVTGATIWLTGLPSAGKTTIAYELAGRLREEGHRVEVLDGDEIREFLSAGLGFTREDRHTNVQRIGFVAELLASNGVKVLVPVIAPYEDSREAVRKRHAAEGTPYVEVHVATPVDVCSVRDVKGLYAKQAAGEISGLTGVDDPYDEPRNPDLRIESHTQTVQESAATLHALLTERGLA
- a CDS encoding nitrite/sulfite reductase encodes the protein MAATPENPTPAAARRKTGRHRGEGQWAVGHFTPLNGNEQFKKDDDGLNVRTRIETVYSKQGFDSIDPNDLRGRMRWWGLYTQRKQGLDGTKTGVLEPEELDDEYFMLRVRIDGGRLTTDQLRVIGEISEEFARGTADITDRQNVQYHWIRIEDVPEIWNRLEAVGLSTTEACGDTPRVILGSPVAGIAADEIIDGTPAIDEIQRRIVGNKEFSNLPRKFKSAVSGSPQLDVAHEINDIAFVGVHHPEHGPGFDVWVGGGLSTNPKLGVRLGTWVSLDEVPDVYEGVISIFRDYGYRRLRNRARLKFLVADWGPEKFRRVLEDEYLQRKLTDGPAPEQPAGQWRDHMGVHRQNDGRFYIGFAPRVGRVDGATLTKIAGLAEQHGSGRLRTTADQKMILLDVEEARIESAVAALEALDLRVDPTPFRRGTMACTGIEFCKLAIVETKGRGSSLIDELERRIPEFDEPLTININGCPNACARIQVADIGLKGQLVLDDEGNRVEGYQVHLGGALGLEAGFGRKVRGLKVTAAELPDYVERVLKRFQAEREDGERFATWTARASEESLS